A single Patagioenas fasciata isolate bPatFas1 chromosome 16, bPatFas1.hap1, whole genome shotgun sequence DNA region contains:
- the SNPH gene encoding syntaphilin isoform X4 has translation MSLPGSRRSSTGSRRRSAKYNLCSDNHGIKPPTPEQYLTPLQQKEVCIRHLKARLKDTQERLQDRDAEIEDLKTQLSRMQEDWIEEECHRVEAQLALKEARKEIKQLKQVIDTVKNNLLEKDKGLQKYFVDINIQNKKLETLLHSMEVAQNGALKEEGAGESAGGSPARSLTRSSTYTKLSDQGAGDRNVGGSQTISLDEGADSGFMGAEDAPGHTDPLEGGNDPGARLPPSTTYEKLLGLRGGVEAGVQASCMQERAIQTDFVPCQPDLDTILEKVMKSQACSLGSPTSVWVSEMEDVMPIPELSNPTGATDLLVAEPDTAAAGAGAEGGAPCNPAVRQPPSASPSVAITCTAEEEATEATGCEAAPAKSYWSRHFIVDLLAVVVPAVPTVAWLCRSQRRQGQPIYNISSLLRGCCTVALHSIRRMGCRPVASPGGSTQP, from the exons ATGTCTCTGCCGGGGAGCAGACGCTCGTCAACGGGATCACGAAG GCGCTCGGCCAAGTACAACCTCTGCAGTGACAACCACGGGATCAAGCCGCCAACGCCAGAGCAGTACCTGACACCGCTGCAGCAGAAGGAGGTTTGCATCCGGCACCTGAAGGCTCGCCTGAAGGACACGCaggagcggctgcaggacag GGATGCTGAGATCGAGGACCTGAAGACGCAGCTGTCACGGATGCAGGAGGACTGGATCGAGGAGGAGTGCCATCGCGTGGAGGCCCAGCTGGCGCTGAAGGAAGCCCGCAAGGAGATCAAGCAGCTGAAGCAGGTCATCGACACGGTGAAGAACAACCTGCTGGAGAAAGACAAGGGGCTCCAGAAGTATTTTGTGGATATCAACATCCAGAACAAGAAGTTAGAGACGCTGCTGCACAGCATGGAGGTGGCACAGAATGGGGcgctgaaggaggagggggccGGCGAGTctgctggggggtccccagcccggtcccttacCCGCAGCTCCACCTACACCAAGCTGAGCGACCAGGGGGCCGGGGACCGCAACGTGGGGGGCTCACAGACCATCTCGCTGGACGAGGGGGCCGACAGCGGCTTCATGGGGGCGGAGGACGCTCCTGGCCATACGGACCCACTGGAGGGGGGGAATGACCCTGGCGCCCGCCTGCCCCCCAGCACCACCTATGAGAagctgctggggctgcgggggggcGTGGAGGCGGGGGTGCAGGCCAGCTGCATGCAGGAACGGGCCATCCAGACGGACTTCGTGCCCTGCCAGCCCGACCTGGACACCATCCTGGAGAAGGTGATGAAGTCCCAGGCTTGCAGCTTGGGCAGCCCCACCTCAGTCTGGGTCTCCGAAATGGAAGACGTGATGCCCATCCCCGAGCTCTCCAACCCCACTGGGGCCACGGACCTGCTGGTGGCCGAGCCTGACACTGCAGCAGCGGGTGCCGGGGCCGAGGGGGGAGCGCCCTGCAACCCGGCGGTGCGGCAGCCCCCCAGCGCCAGCCCCTCGGTGGCCATCACCTGCACGGCGGAGGAGGAGGCGACAGAGGCCACCGGCTGCGAGGCCGCCCCGGCCAAGAGCTACTGGAGCCGCCACTTCATCGTGGATCTGCTGGCGGTGGTGGTGCCGGCCGTGCCCACGGTGGCCTGGCTGTGCCGCTCGCAGCGCCGGCAGGGCCAGCCCATCTACAACATCAGCTCGCTGCTGCGCGGCTGCTGCACCGTTGCGCTCCACTCCATCCGCAGGATGGGCTGTCGCCCCGTTgccagccccgggggcagcacccagccctga
- the SNPH gene encoding syntaphilin isoform X1 yields the protein MVPVSPGPFSAFMPSPCCFTRSFPAPRTRSTAAMSLPGSRRSSTGSRSRGLYGRSGFASFFKSSAPSATRPETQPLLPASRRPSPPGRDTYGTSSLSSSSNSGSYKGSDSSPTPRRSAKYNLCSDNHGIKPPTPEQYLTPLQQKEVCIRHLKARLKDTQERLQDRDAEIEDLKTQLSRMQEDWIEEECHRVEAQLALKEARKEIKQLKQVIDTVKNNLLEKDKGLQKYFVDINIQNKKLETLLHSMEVAQNGALKEEGAGESAGGSPARSLTRSSTYTKLSDQGAGDRNVGGSQTISLDEGADSGFMGAEDAPGHTDPLEGGNDPGARLPPSTTYEKLLGLRGGVEAGVQASCMQERAIQTDFVPCQPDLDTILEKVMKSQACSLGSPTSVWVSEMEDVMPIPELSNPTGATDLLVAEPDTAAAGAGAEGGAPCNPAVRQPPSASPSVAITCTAEEEATEATGCEAAPAKSYWSRHFIVDLLAVVVPAVPTVAWLCRSQRRQGQPIYNISSLLRGCCTVALHSIRRMGCRPVASPGGSTQP from the exons ATGGTTCCCGTCTCCCCAGGCCCTTTCTCTGCCTTCATGCCCTCTCCCTGTTGTTTCACCCGCAGTTTCCCCGCACCCAGGACCCGCAGCACCGCGGCGATGTCTCTGCCGGGGAGCAGACGCTCGTCAACGGGATCACGAAG CCGCGGGCTGTATGGACGGAGTGGCTTTGCCTCCTTCTTTAAGTCTTCAGCACCCTCAGCCACTCGGCCTGAGACACAGCCTCTTCTCCCTGCCTCCAGGCGCCCCTCGCCCCCCGGGAGGGACACCTACGGCACCTCCtcgctgagcagcagcagcaattcagGCTCCTACAAGGGCAGCGACAGCAGCCCCACCCCAAG GCGCTCGGCCAAGTACAACCTCTGCAGTGACAACCACGGGATCAAGCCGCCAACGCCAGAGCAGTACCTGACACCGCTGCAGCAGAAGGAGGTTTGCATCCGGCACCTGAAGGCTCGCCTGAAGGACACGCaggagcggctgcaggacag GGATGCTGAGATCGAGGACCTGAAGACGCAGCTGTCACGGATGCAGGAGGACTGGATCGAGGAGGAGTGCCATCGCGTGGAGGCCCAGCTGGCGCTGAAGGAAGCCCGCAAGGAGATCAAGCAGCTGAAGCAGGTCATCGACACGGTGAAGAACAACCTGCTGGAGAAAGACAAGGGGCTCCAGAAGTATTTTGTGGATATCAACATCCAGAACAAGAAGTTAGAGACGCTGCTGCACAGCATGGAGGTGGCACAGAATGGGGcgctgaaggaggagggggccGGCGAGTctgctggggggtccccagcccggtcccttacCCGCAGCTCCACCTACACCAAGCTGAGCGACCAGGGGGCCGGGGACCGCAACGTGGGGGGCTCACAGACCATCTCGCTGGACGAGGGGGCCGACAGCGGCTTCATGGGGGCGGAGGACGCTCCTGGCCATACGGACCCACTGGAGGGGGGGAATGACCCTGGCGCCCGCCTGCCCCCCAGCACCACCTATGAGAagctgctggggctgcgggggggcGTGGAGGCGGGGGTGCAGGCCAGCTGCATGCAGGAACGGGCCATCCAGACGGACTTCGTGCCCTGCCAGCCCGACCTGGACACCATCCTGGAGAAGGTGATGAAGTCCCAGGCTTGCAGCTTGGGCAGCCCCACCTCAGTCTGGGTCTCCGAAATGGAAGACGTGATGCCCATCCCCGAGCTCTCCAACCCCACTGGGGCCACGGACCTGCTGGTGGCCGAGCCTGACACTGCAGCAGCGGGTGCCGGGGCCGAGGGGGGAGCGCCCTGCAACCCGGCGGTGCGGCAGCCCCCCAGCGCCAGCCCCTCGGTGGCCATCACCTGCACGGCGGAGGAGGAGGCGACAGAGGCCACCGGCTGCGAGGCCGCCCCGGCCAAGAGCTACTGGAGCCGCCACTTCATCGTGGATCTGCTGGCGGTGGTGGTGCCGGCCGTGCCCACGGTGGCCTGGCTGTGCCGCTCGCAGCGCCGGCAGGGCCAGCCCATCTACAACATCAGCTCGCTGCTGCGCGGCTGCTGCACCGTTGCGCTCCACTCCATCCGCAGGATGGGCTGTCGCCCCGTTgccagccccgggggcagcacccagccctga
- the SNPH gene encoding syntaphilin isoform X2 has translation MSLPGSRRSSTGSRSRGLYGRSGFASFFKSSAPSATRPETQPLLPASRRPSPPGRDTYGTSSLSSSSNSGSYKGSDSSPTPRRSAKYNLCSDNHGIKPPTPEQYLTPLQQKEVCIRHLKARLKDTQERLQDRDAEIEDLKTQLSRMQEDWIEEECHRVEAQLALKEARKEIKQLKQVIDTVKNNLLEKDKGLQKYFVDINIQNKKLETLLHSMEVAQNGALKEEGAGESAGGSPARSLTRSSTYTKLSDQGAGDRNVGGSQTISLDEGADSGFMGAEDAPGHTDPLEGGNDPGARLPPSTTYEKLLGLRGGVEAGVQASCMQERAIQTDFVPCQPDLDTILEKVMKSQACSLGSPTSVWVSEMEDVMPIPELSNPTGATDLLVAEPDTAAAGAGAEGGAPCNPAVRQPPSASPSVAITCTAEEEATEATGCEAAPAKSYWSRHFIVDLLAVVVPAVPTVAWLCRSQRRQGQPIYNISSLLRGCCTVALHSIRRMGCRPVASPGGSTQP, from the exons ATGTCTCTGCCGGGGAGCAGACGCTCGTCAACGGGATCACGAAG CCGCGGGCTGTATGGACGGAGTGGCTTTGCCTCCTTCTTTAAGTCTTCAGCACCCTCAGCCACTCGGCCTGAGACACAGCCTCTTCTCCCTGCCTCCAGGCGCCCCTCGCCCCCCGGGAGGGACACCTACGGCACCTCCtcgctgagcagcagcagcaattcagGCTCCTACAAGGGCAGCGACAGCAGCCCCACCCCAAG GCGCTCGGCCAAGTACAACCTCTGCAGTGACAACCACGGGATCAAGCCGCCAACGCCAGAGCAGTACCTGACACCGCTGCAGCAGAAGGAGGTTTGCATCCGGCACCTGAAGGCTCGCCTGAAGGACACGCaggagcggctgcaggacag GGATGCTGAGATCGAGGACCTGAAGACGCAGCTGTCACGGATGCAGGAGGACTGGATCGAGGAGGAGTGCCATCGCGTGGAGGCCCAGCTGGCGCTGAAGGAAGCCCGCAAGGAGATCAAGCAGCTGAAGCAGGTCATCGACACGGTGAAGAACAACCTGCTGGAGAAAGACAAGGGGCTCCAGAAGTATTTTGTGGATATCAACATCCAGAACAAGAAGTTAGAGACGCTGCTGCACAGCATGGAGGTGGCACAGAATGGGGcgctgaaggaggagggggccGGCGAGTctgctggggggtccccagcccggtcccttacCCGCAGCTCCACCTACACCAAGCTGAGCGACCAGGGGGCCGGGGACCGCAACGTGGGGGGCTCACAGACCATCTCGCTGGACGAGGGGGCCGACAGCGGCTTCATGGGGGCGGAGGACGCTCCTGGCCATACGGACCCACTGGAGGGGGGGAATGACCCTGGCGCCCGCCTGCCCCCCAGCACCACCTATGAGAagctgctggggctgcgggggggcGTGGAGGCGGGGGTGCAGGCCAGCTGCATGCAGGAACGGGCCATCCAGACGGACTTCGTGCCCTGCCAGCCCGACCTGGACACCATCCTGGAGAAGGTGATGAAGTCCCAGGCTTGCAGCTTGGGCAGCCCCACCTCAGTCTGGGTCTCCGAAATGGAAGACGTGATGCCCATCCCCGAGCTCTCCAACCCCACTGGGGCCACGGACCTGCTGGTGGCCGAGCCTGACACTGCAGCAGCGGGTGCCGGGGCCGAGGGGGGAGCGCCCTGCAACCCGGCGGTGCGGCAGCCCCCCAGCGCCAGCCCCTCGGTGGCCATCACCTGCACGGCGGAGGAGGAGGCGACAGAGGCCACCGGCTGCGAGGCCGCCCCGGCCAAGAGCTACTGGAGCCGCCACTTCATCGTGGATCTGCTGGCGGTGGTGGTGCCGGCCGTGCCCACGGTGGCCTGGCTGTGCCGCTCGCAGCGCCGGCAGGGCCAGCCCATCTACAACATCAGCTCGCTGCTGCGCGGCTGCTGCACCGTTGCGCTCCACTCCATCCGCAGGATGGGCTGTCGCCCCGTTgccagccccgggggcagcacccagccctga
- the SNPH gene encoding syntaphilin isoform X3 — MSLPGSRRSSTGSRRRPSPPGRDTYGTSSLSSSSNSGSYKGSDSSPTPRRSAKYNLCSDNHGIKPPTPEQYLTPLQQKEVCIRHLKARLKDTQERLQDRDAEIEDLKTQLSRMQEDWIEEECHRVEAQLALKEARKEIKQLKQVIDTVKNNLLEKDKGLQKYFVDINIQNKKLETLLHSMEVAQNGALKEEGAGESAGGSPARSLTRSSTYTKLSDQGAGDRNVGGSQTISLDEGADSGFMGAEDAPGHTDPLEGGNDPGARLPPSTTYEKLLGLRGGVEAGVQASCMQERAIQTDFVPCQPDLDTILEKVMKSQACSLGSPTSVWVSEMEDVMPIPELSNPTGATDLLVAEPDTAAAGAGAEGGAPCNPAVRQPPSASPSVAITCTAEEEATEATGCEAAPAKSYWSRHFIVDLLAVVVPAVPTVAWLCRSQRRQGQPIYNISSLLRGCCTVALHSIRRMGCRPVASPGGSTQP, encoded by the exons ATGTCTCTGCCGGGGAGCAGACGCTCGTCAACGGGATCACGAAG GCGCCCCTCGCCCCCCGGGAGGGACACCTACGGCACCTCCtcgctgagcagcagcagcaattcagGCTCCTACAAGGGCAGCGACAGCAGCCCCACCCCAAG GCGCTCGGCCAAGTACAACCTCTGCAGTGACAACCACGGGATCAAGCCGCCAACGCCAGAGCAGTACCTGACACCGCTGCAGCAGAAGGAGGTTTGCATCCGGCACCTGAAGGCTCGCCTGAAGGACACGCaggagcggctgcaggacag GGATGCTGAGATCGAGGACCTGAAGACGCAGCTGTCACGGATGCAGGAGGACTGGATCGAGGAGGAGTGCCATCGCGTGGAGGCCCAGCTGGCGCTGAAGGAAGCCCGCAAGGAGATCAAGCAGCTGAAGCAGGTCATCGACACGGTGAAGAACAACCTGCTGGAGAAAGACAAGGGGCTCCAGAAGTATTTTGTGGATATCAACATCCAGAACAAGAAGTTAGAGACGCTGCTGCACAGCATGGAGGTGGCACAGAATGGGGcgctgaaggaggagggggccGGCGAGTctgctggggggtccccagcccggtcccttacCCGCAGCTCCACCTACACCAAGCTGAGCGACCAGGGGGCCGGGGACCGCAACGTGGGGGGCTCACAGACCATCTCGCTGGACGAGGGGGCCGACAGCGGCTTCATGGGGGCGGAGGACGCTCCTGGCCATACGGACCCACTGGAGGGGGGGAATGACCCTGGCGCCCGCCTGCCCCCCAGCACCACCTATGAGAagctgctggggctgcgggggggcGTGGAGGCGGGGGTGCAGGCCAGCTGCATGCAGGAACGGGCCATCCAGACGGACTTCGTGCCCTGCCAGCCCGACCTGGACACCATCCTGGAGAAGGTGATGAAGTCCCAGGCTTGCAGCTTGGGCAGCCCCACCTCAGTCTGGGTCTCCGAAATGGAAGACGTGATGCCCATCCCCGAGCTCTCCAACCCCACTGGGGCCACGGACCTGCTGGTGGCCGAGCCTGACACTGCAGCAGCGGGTGCCGGGGCCGAGGGGGGAGCGCCCTGCAACCCGGCGGTGCGGCAGCCCCCCAGCGCCAGCCCCTCGGTGGCCATCACCTGCACGGCGGAGGAGGAGGCGACAGAGGCCACCGGCTGCGAGGCCGCCCCGGCCAAGAGCTACTGGAGCCGCCACTTCATCGTGGATCTGCTGGCGGTGGTGGTGCCGGCCGTGCCCACGGTGGCCTGGCTGTGCCGCTCGCAGCGCCGGCAGGGCCAGCCCATCTACAACATCAGCTCGCTGCTGCGCGGCTGCTGCACCGTTGCGCTCCACTCCATCCGCAGGATGGGCTGTCGCCCCGTTgccagccccgggggcagcacccagccctga